GGCGGCAATGGCGGCGCCGTTATTTTCAGCATGCATGGTTTCTCCCAGGGCCCTGGCCCTGACAGCCATGCCGCTGTCGTTGAGTATCCGCCGTATGCCCGCGGCGAGCAGCCGGGACGAGAACTTTTTACGGTCCATAGATCGCGGTGCCACACCTATATCCTCCAGCACCCTTCCGTAATATTTCTGATCGGCAATGTGATGGACCACCAGTGACGGAACGCCGGCCCTGCATGCCGCGTAGGACGTACCTGCGCCGCCGTGATGAACAACCATCCTGACATTTTTAAACAGATAATCATGGGGGACATAGTCGACAAAATGGACATTGTCGGGACACGACGCTGCTTCGATCATGCCCCAGCCGCGTTGTATTACGGCGCTGATGCCCGTATCGGCGATTGCCTCGAGGAATATTTTCGCAACGATATCCCCATCCTCGCCGCCCATGGAGCCAAACGTGAAGGCTGCCTCGGGCTTGCGTGTCCTGATAAAATGTTCAAGATTTTCGTCGATCACCGGGGATTCGCCTTCACGCAACCAGGGACCAGTGGGAATGAACGAGGCCGGCAGGTCGGGATAGACTTTACCCAGGTAGCGGGATCCGGCTATGAAATTGAGATCCGGAGAGTAATTGCCGAATACGCTTGATTTTCTTTTTCTGCCGTCGAGTCCGCAAAGGAAGCTGCTCACATGCCGGTCCAGGGGCGCCATGCTTTTCTGCGCCACTTTCCATAACAGGGAGTTTACCACGGTTCCCATATCGGGGATGTCCATGGGGCCGTGGTATTTTGTGGGGATCATGCCGGGGCAGAGAATGACCGACGCCCAGGGCAGGTTGTTTGCCGTCACGGCATGCTGTCCTGTCACGTCGAAGGTGTGACAGACGGCGAAGTCGGCTCCCCGTGACGCCTGTACGCAGTCATGATAGCGTTTTTCCCCGTCGGCAAGTATCACCTCGTTAACGATGTGCCGGTACTGTCGGATCCGGTTCATGTGCCTGGTTCTCTCCATGAGGCTGCGGATCTTATCCAGGTCCAGGGGATCGCCGGCGGCATGGAAGGGAATGCCCCGGGATTCAAAGAGATGCCGATATATGTGGCCCGATATTACTTTTACCTCGTGACCTTCTCTGAGGAGTTCCCGGGCAAGTGGAATGAAGGGCTCCACGTCTCCGGTGCTGCCCACTGTTGTAATTGCTATTTTCATGAAGAATATGCCCCGGCTGCAGGTTTTTGTCCAACTGGTTTTATTTACTCGTTTAGCGCTAAATTCAGATACCTTTTTTATGCATAGCCACTATCTGTCAAGTTTTATGTTGTATCATGGAGTTTATGTGAGTTATAAATCACTAATTTATACTATTTTTCGTAAAAAATCATTGACGTTATTAGTGCATAATATACTTCAGTCAACCTGACATAAAGAAAATTGAGTTGGAAAAATTTATATAAATAAATATACTAAATTGCACATAAAAATTCATACAACCTTCTCCTGAAAATTCAACTGATACAACTGTTACATAGCAATATGATGGCAGTCTCCTGAAGGTAGTATTTTCTGCGCACTTTAAAACAAACCGGAGGGACGTCTTTGAACAGAGCACGAATTGAGAGTATCGGTTTATATCTGCCCGAGACCGTGGTCTCCACAGAGGAATTGGTATCGAGGATGAATACCAAGCCAATTTTTGATCTTGAAAAAATCACGGGCATCAAAAATCGTCGGTTCCGCAGCGACAGCAAGGGTGAAGATACCAGCACCCTGGCCCTCAACGCGGCCAGGGACTGCCTGGAGAGATCGGGCTATGATGCGGCAGATATGGACATTATAATAAATGCTTCAATTTCGAAATACAACGGCAGCCATGTCTGCTATTTTGAACCGACACTGAGCCATTTTGTCAAAAACGGGCTGGGAGCCCATAACGCCATCAACTTCGATATAGCCAACGCCTGCGCCGGCATGAATACGGGCGCCATGATTTTAAACAACATGATCCGGTCCGGTGCGGTCAGGCGGGGCATGGTGGTGAGCGGGGAATGCATCACGCCTATCGCCGACACTGCCATTAAAGAAATCAGCGAGCCCATGGACGACCAGTTTGCCTCACTCACCGTGGGGGACTCCGGGGCGGCCTTCATAATGGACGAGTCGCCCGACGGGAAAGAGGGTTTTGATTTTATCGATTTCACCACCGTGGCCCATTACGCGGAGCTCTGTTTCGGAATGCCCAGTGAAAAGAATCCCGGCATCGCCATGTATACCAGGAGCAAGGAAATGCACAACAAGGACCTGGTGAACACATGGCCCCGACTCCTGGCAGACCATTTTGAAAAAAAGGGGACGATGTTCAATCCTCTGGACTACGATTACATCATCACCCATCAGGTGACTGTAGGGGCCATCAAGACATATCTGAAGGCCGGGAAAGAGTATTTTGACACCGATATGCCGGCCACTCTGACCAGCGTGGAAGAGTATGGCAACACCTCCACCACCACGCACTGGGTTGTGATATACAACGCCCTGAAGGAGAAAAAAATCAAACCGGGAGACCGTATTCTTCTTCTGTCATCGGCATCGGGTATTGCAATCGGTTTTCTTTCTTTCACAATCGGGAACATTGAGGTTTAACATGGGAACAGTAATACGATCGACATTTGTCAGTATGGATAAAAATATACACAGCTCCATAGAACACGCGACCTGTGCAGCCCGGGAGTGTATTTCCGGTGCCGGAATAGATAAGGATGATATCCAGCTCATCATAAACACCGGCGTGTACCGCGACCATAACATTGTGGAACCCGCCATTGCGGCCCTGATACAACAGAGACTGGGCATCAACCCGGAGTTTAAAAACGGGAAGAAAACTTTCGGCTTTGATCTCATCAACGGGTCCTGCGGTTTTCTCAACGCCGCGCAGATTGTGAAATCAATGTTCGACAACGGGGATATCCGATATGCCCTGGTTGTCTCGGGCGACGTGCATCCCTCGAAGCAGGAAACGGAAGAATTTCCTTTTACCCACAGCGGTTCCGCCGTGCTTTTCGAGAACACCGGCGATGAAAAGGGGTTTCAGGATTTCATGTTCAGGACGACTCAGGATATATACGAGGGATTTAAATCAGTCGTGGATGTACGGATCTACGGCAGCCAGGGAAGAGGAAATATTGCTTTTGATATAGACAAAGACTATCCCGATCACCTTGCCGCTTTCACCGGTGAGTCCCTGCAGCGTTTTTATGACGAAAACAGCCGGCTC
This genomic stretch from Spirochaetae bacterium HGW-Spirochaetae-1 harbors:
- a CDS encoding 3-oxoacyl-ACP synthase; protein product: MNTKPIFDLEKITGIKNRRFRSDSKGEDTSTLALNAARDCLERSGYDAADMDIIINASISKYNGSHVCYFEPTLSHFVKNGLGAHNAINFDIANACAGMNTGAMILNNMIRSGAVRRGMVVSGECITPIADTAIKEISEPMDDQFASLTVGDSGAAFIMDESPDGKEGFDFIDFTTVAHYAELCFGMPSEKNPGIAMYTRSKEMHNKDLVNTWPRLLADHFEKKGTMFNPLDYDYIITHQVTVGAIKTYLKAGKEYFDTDMPATLTSVEEYGNTSTTTHWVVIYNALKEKKIKPGDRILLLSSASGIAIGFLSFTIGNIEV